The following proteins come from a genomic window of Aquimarina sp. MAR_2010_214:
- a CDS encoding LptF/LptG family permease: protein MKILDWYILKRYLGTFFTMILLFIPIGIIVDLSEKIDNMLEHQVPLDAVIAYYLDFTVYFANLLFPLFVFLSVIWFTSKLANKTEIIAFLSSGVSFWRFLRPYMIGAIIICFGALAMGLFLAPKASQGFNEFKYSYLKKGKKVQETKNVHRQLNDSMFLYANNFKPLEKSATNFTLEYFDGNRLKTKISARRIVFKDSIYELSDYVKRTILENKDIIEKAKTKDTVLPFNIDEFTPVTYVAETLNYAELSKFIKKESKRGSSDINRYKVVAYKRWSIPVSAFILTIIGVAVSSMKRRGGMGVNLAVGISLAFVFIFFDKVLGTLANQSDFPPIVAVWFPNISFGILAIYLLYNAKR from the coding sequence TTGAAAATACTAGACTGGTACATACTTAAAAGATATCTGGGAACATTTTTTACAATGATTCTGCTTTTTATCCCTATCGGAATAATAGTAGACCTTTCAGAAAAAATTGATAATATGCTGGAGCATCAGGTTCCTCTTGATGCCGTAATAGCGTATTACCTTGACTTTACTGTTTATTTTGCTAATTTGTTATTTCCTCTATTTGTATTCTTATCTGTAATTTGGTTTACTTCTAAGCTAGCTAACAAAACAGAAATTATAGCTTTTTTAAGCTCTGGAGTTTCATTTTGGAGATTTCTTAGACCCTATATGATAGGTGCAATTATTATATGTTTTGGTGCGTTAGCTATGGGATTATTTTTAGCTCCGAAAGCCAGTCAGGGATTTAATGAATTTAAATATTCTTACCTTAAAAAAGGTAAAAAAGTGCAGGAAACTAAAAATGTACACCGACAACTTAATGATAGTATGTTTCTATATGCGAATAACTTTAAGCCTTTAGAAAAATCAGCTACTAATTTTACGTTGGAATACTTTGATGGTAATAGATTAAAGACAAAAATATCGGCAAGAAGAATTGTATTTAAAGATAGTATCTATGAATTGAGTGATTATGTAAAACGTACTATATTAGAAAATAAAGATATTATTGAAAAAGCTAAAACTAAGGATACTGTCTTGCCATTTAATATAGATGAATTTACGCCGGTTACATATGTGGCAGAAACTCTTAATTATGCAGAATTAAGTAAGTTTATCAAAAAAGAAAGTAAAAGAGGATCATCAGATATTAATAGATATAAAGTTGTAGCTTATAAAAGATGGAGTATACCGGTGTCGGCATTTATTCTTACTATTATAGGAGTAGCCGTTTCTTCTATGAAAAGAAGAGGAGGGATGGGAGTTAATTTGGCTGTTGGTATTTCATTAGCGTTCGTTTTTATCTTTTTTGATAAAGTATTAGGTACATTGGCTAATCAATCTGATTTTCCACCAATAGTTGCCGTATGGTTTCCTAATATATCCTTTGGAATCTTAGCTATTTATCTTTTATATAATGCCAAACGCTAA
- a CDS encoding DMT family transporter produces MPNAKLFNYLHLHFIVFIWGFTAILGELISIEALPLVWYRMLLASMFIYVYIYFKKLRLTVSRKLFFTLFLAGIVIALHWITFFAAIKVSNISITLAMLSTGAFFTSILEPIFYKRKIIWYEILFGLLVITGLYIIFQVEGDYLTGILYALCSAFLSSIFSLINGKVAQRYNPSVISFYELLSGVGIVTVYLLGVTIFGSTTEGFTISFFQLSTSDWIYMLVLASVCTAYAFIGSVQVMRYLTPYTVMLTTNLEPVYGILLAFLIFGEAEKMNPQFYYGAAIILGTVVLNGIFKNAKKRKREGTLHNITK; encoded by the coding sequence ATGCCAAACGCTAAACTTTTTAATTACCTGCATTTACATTTTATAGTGTTTATATGGGGATTCACCGCTATTCTTGGAGAATTGATATCCATTGAAGCACTACCTTTGGTTTGGTATAGAATGCTTTTGGCTTCAATGTTTATTTATGTTTATATTTATTTCAAAAAATTACGATTAACGGTTTCAAGAAAATTATTTTTCACCCTTTTTTTAGCGGGAATTGTTATTGCATTACATTGGATTACCTTTTTTGCAGCAATCAAAGTTTCTAATATATCCATAACGCTGGCAATGTTGTCTACAGGAGCTTTCTTTACTTCGATTTTGGAACCTATTTTTTATAAAAGAAAGATAATATGGTATGAAATTCTTTTTGGACTTTTAGTTATTACAGGTTTGTATATAATTTTTCAAGTTGAAGGAGATTATCTTACAGGTATTCTTTATGCATTGTGTTCTGCTTTTTTATCATCGATTTTTTCTTTAATAAACGGAAAAGTAGCACAGCGATATAATCCATCAGTAATTTCTTTTTATGAATTGTTAAGCGGTGTAGGAATAGTAACGGTTTATCTTTTGGGAGTAACGATATTTGGATCAACTACCGAAGGATTTACGATTTCGTTTTTTCAATTATCAACTTCGGATTGGATATATATGTTAGTATTGGCGTCGGTTTGTACAGCCTATGCTTTTATCGGCTCTGTACAAGTAATGAGATATTTGACTCCCTATACAGTAATGTTAACGACTAACTTAGAACCTGTGTATGGGATACTATTAGCTTTCCTGATTTTTGGAGAAGCAGAAAAGATGAACCCCCAATTCTACTATGGTGCAGCGATTATTCTTGGTACAGTTGTTTTAAATGGAATATTCAAAAATGCTAAAAAAAGAAAAAGAGAAGGAACTTTGCATAACATTACGAAGTAA
- a CDS encoding acetyl-CoA carboxylase carboxyltransferase subunit alpha: protein MEYLEFELPIKELEEQFEKACAIGEESEVDVTDTCKQIEKKLKETKKEIYKNLTPWQRVQLSRHPSRPYTLDYIDAICGESFLELHGDRNVKDDKAMIGGLGKIGDQSFMFVGQQKGYNTKTRQYRNFGMANPEGYRKALRLMKSAEKFDIPVVTFIDTPGAYPGLEAEERGQGEAIARNILEMTRLKVPVIVVIIGEGASGGALGIGVGDKVLMLENAWYSVISPENCSSILWRSWDQKEQAAEALKLTAKDSVKLNVVDEIVKEPLGGAHSDRETTFKTVRDKILASFDELKNLSPEELVEKRMDKYANMGVFKD from the coding sequence ATGGAATATTTAGAATTTGAACTCCCCATTAAGGAACTCGAAGAACAATTTGAGAAAGCTTGCGCTATCGGCGAAGAGAGCGAAGTTGATGTTACTGATACATGTAAGCAAATTGAAAAAAAACTAAAAGAAACTAAAAAAGAAATATATAAAAACCTTACGCCCTGGCAACGAGTTCAGCTGTCAAGGCATCCTTCTAGACCGTATACTCTAGATTATATAGATGCAATTTGTGGCGAATCCTTTTTAGAATTACATGGTGATCGAAATGTAAAGGATGATAAGGCTATGATTGGTGGTTTGGGAAAAATTGGCGACCAGAGTTTTATGTTTGTTGGTCAACAAAAAGGATACAATACCAAGACCAGACAATACCGTAATTTCGGAATGGCAAACCCAGAAGGATATCGTAAAGCACTTCGTTTAATGAAAAGTGCAGAAAAATTTGATATTCCTGTGGTTACTTTTATTGATACTCCTGGTGCTTACCCAGGATTAGAAGCAGAAGAACGTGGTCAAGGAGAAGCAATCGCTCGTAATATACTAGAAATGACTCGTCTTAAAGTACCAGTTATTGTAGTAATTATAGGTGAAGGAGCCAGTGGAGGAGCGTTAGGAATAGGAGTAGGAGATAAAGTGTTGATGCTCGAAAACGCATGGTATTCTGTAATTTCTCCAGAAAATTGCTCTTCCATATTATGGAGAAGCTGGGACCAGAAAGAACAAGCTGCAGAAGCATTAAAGCTTACAGCAAAAGATAGTGTTAAACTTAATGTGGTTGATGAAATCGTTAAAGAACCACTTGGAGGAGCACATAGTGATCGAGAAACCACTTTTAAAACAGTACGGGATAAAATATTAGCATCTTTTGACGAATTAAAAAACTTATCACCAGAAGAATTGGTTGAAAAGCGAATGGATAAATATGCTAATATGGGAGTCTTTAAAGACTAA